A window of the Salvelinus alpinus chromosome 3, SLU_Salpinus.1, whole genome shotgun sequence genome harbors these coding sequences:
- the LOC139569666 gene encoding proline-rich protein 36-like — translation MYPYQTYQLYPERHGQPLPHTLVRKNSVPELSSLYLRQMMAARASSVVPPAQQNYYQPELRPDNTAPAMTTTTATSRSLSPRRPEDGPSLYRANQQQHHLLNRSASHYGMSGLTGGRGGFRAGVSTGSAWDQGHARSAPPLPAPTHVPGPPPPPPPSPAHNELSRSYREAKMIPDFQHSIGVCRAPSPACYGVQPPLPVYAAVQPQPLPSLSAYHPPLYSAIYSLPLDPRVGVGQAAAATSLMVDPVTQQHGNMDGSLQRYGAVASQRLPYDPGYDPGSAMVQQQQHPSAAMNMDPKRMVDPGFLAFLRAEGLADSTISLLLQQGFDSTSMLGVMEDHDVRSVTTNLGQARALSGVVLHCKQQPGESALAAQQRIRGRANSFGHSNNLYMQGMQNMTQGMSSMAMDPHTMHQQPPTSIQTFSPRMGEFLGRRPNSAPSQHLLETTTYGAPRGTFPVSSGGYGNAVTQARPLSMYNAHTGIAMSALQHQQPTAPNTTGGTAPKTFSGSYSPMELMKRAPNMPPMSPGVVQSPLHSPQLLRKGASNAGESGVVVAAASASHQIQTLNNNRTAGRRTGPPVIVSTMAASPDTSNHTPLTSLSLLSSPTPLLSSSPPQLPFSPPLLSNSSPLLPNSPSLLISSPTPLQLLSNSSPTPLLSSPTPLLSSPLTLAWLVIVPFSLSVCYLFKRSSNLSCI, via the coding sequence ATGTACCCTTACCAGACCTACCAACTCTACCCAGAGAGACACGGACAACCACTTCCACACACCCTGGTGAGGAAGAACTCAGTACCCGAGCTGAGTAGCCTCTATCTCAGGCAAATGATGGCAGCCAGGGCTTCTTCTGTGGTTCCTCCAGCTCAACAGAATTACTACCAGCCTGAACTCCGGCCGGACAACACAGCCCCggctatgactactactactgctacgtCCAGGAGTTTATCTCCTCGTCGTCCTGAAGACGGCCCCTCCTTATATAGGGCcaaccagcagcagcatcacctGCTTAACAGATCAGCGTCGCATTATGGGATGTCCGGGCTCACCGGTGGACGAGGGGGGTTTAGAGCTGGTGTTTCTACTGGGTCTGCCTGGGATCAAGGACACGCCAGGTCTGCCCCTCCCCTCCCAGCTCCTACTCATGTCCCaggccctccccctcctcctcctccctctcccgctcACAACGAGCTCAGCCGGTCTTACCGGGAAGCCAAGATGATCCCAGACTTCCAGCACAGCATTGGTGTCTGCAGGGCTCCATCTCCTGCCTGCTACGGGGTCCAGCCCCCGCTTCCTGTTTACGCTGCGGTCCAGCCTcagcctctcccttctctctccgctTATCACCCTCCCCTCTACAGTGCCATCTACAGCCTCCCGTTGGACCCCCGGGTCGGTGTTGGACAGGCTGCCGCAGCCACCAGTCTCATGGTGGACCCAGTTACCCAGCAGCACGGAAACATGGACGGTTCCCTCCAGCGCTACGGTGCTGTAGCATCCCAGAGGCTTCCCTACGACCCGGGATACGACCCCGGCTCTGCCAtggtccaacaacaacaacaccctaGCGCGGCGATGAATATGGATCCCAAGAGGATGGTGGACCCGGGGTTCCTGGCGTTCCTCAGAGCCGAGGGTCTGGCGGACAGCACCATCAGCTTACTACTCCAGCAGGGCTTTGACTCCACCTCTATGCTGGGTGTCATGGAGGATCATGACGTCCGTTCTGTAACCACTAATCTGGGCCAGGCCCGAGCACTGTCCGGCGTGGTGCTCCACTGTAAGCAGCAGCCCGGGGAGTCGGCCTTAGCCGCTCAGCAGCGCATTAGAGGCCGCGCCAACAGCTTCGGCCACTCCAACAACCTCTACATGCAGGGGATGCAGAACATGACCCAGGGGATGAGCAGCATGGCCATGGACCCCCACACGATGCATCAGCAGCCCCCTACCTCCATTCAGACCTTCAGCCCCAGGATGGGAGAGTTCCTGGGCAGGAGACCCAACAGCGCCCCATCTCAACACCTCCTGGAGACCACCACGTACGGAGCACCGCGAGGGACCTTCCCCGTCAGCTCCGGGGGATACGGTAACGCCGTCACCCAGGCAAGACCGCTATCCATGTACAACGCCCACACCGGCATCGCCATGTCCGCCCTGCAGCACCAGCAACCGACTGCCCCCAACACCACCGGAGGAACGGCCCCCAAAACCTTCTCTGGTTCTTACTCCCCCATGGAGCTCATGAAGAGAGCCCCCAATATGCCCCCCATGTCACCTGGGGTGGTTCAGAGCCCCCTGCACAGCCCCCAGCTGCTGAGGAAGGGGGCGTCCAACGCAGGGGAGAGCGGTGTGGTCGTAGCGGCGGCGTCCGCCTCCCACCAGATACAGACCCTTAACAACAACAGGACGGCAGGACGGAGAACGGGACCGCCTGTCATTGTTTCTACCATGGCTGCCTCGCCTGATACAAGTAACCACACTCCTCTGACCTcgctatccctcctctcctccccaactccccttctctcctcctctcctccccaactccccttctctcctcccctcctctccaactcctctcctctcctccccaactccccttctctcctcatctcctccccaaCTCCTCTCCAACTCCTCTCCAACTCctctccaactcctctcctctcctccccaactcctctcctatcctctcccctgACTTTAGCTTGGCTTGTCATTGTTCCATTTAGTTTGTCCGTATGTTACTTATTCAAACGTTCTTCCAATCTATCCTGTATCTAG